One Lucilia cuprina isolate Lc7/37 chromosome 4, ASM2204524v1, whole genome shotgun sequence DNA segment encodes these proteins:
- the LOC111677556 gene encoding golgin subfamily A member 7: MSQGAGTAGTPSALQNGFNKVFIQRDYSEGTAVKFHTRLPSELEGLIERHVFESTINRLNEFFAEAEKGSCSTYCEGCIGCITAYLVYMCSETHYEKTLRKISKYIASQNERIYHPKGLQIIDPTYRGLRVIEITILDRPGRT; encoded by the exons atgtcTCAAGGTGCTGGTACTGCTGGCACACCATCAGCTCTACAAAATggatttaacaaagtttttattcAACGAGATTACAGTGAAGGTACTGCTGTTAAATTTCATACTAGATTACCCAGTGAATTGGAAGGCTTG ATTGAACGACATGTTTTTGAGTCTACAATAAACAGACTAAATGAATTTTTTGCGGAGGCCGAAAAAGGTTCATGCAGTACCTATTGCGAGGGCTGTATTGGTTGTATCACGGCATATTTGGTTTATATGTGCTCGGAAACGCACTATGAAAAA actCTGcgtaaaatatctaaatatataGCTTCCCAAAATGAACGCATTTATCATCCAAAAGGTTTACAAATCATAGATCCTACCTATCGTGGTTTACGTGTTATAGAAATAACAATTTTAGATCGTCCTGGACGAACGTGA